Part of the Lotus japonicus ecotype B-129 chromosome 6, LjGifu_v1.2 genome, CAGGAATATATTGAGTCAAACGTAAACGGGAAAACACATATATCAACCATAAATGgagaaatttaaattttcatattaACTTCAATGTGAATTGACATTCAGTTTAATatgtatccaaacacacacttctAATGTAATTCATAACATAGAGAAAgatcataaaattatttatgaacCTGCTTAACACCTTGGATTCTATCTatacaaataaaatttaaaGTACATAAAATTCATATTCCTTCCCACTATTAATACACAGATTCATCTTCACAATTTGAGTTCGTTTCAATATGTATCATACAAGAAGATCAACTTATGAATCTTTATATCTTAATTAGCTTCCCAGAAAGAAAATAGTTTAGCTATTCAAACAAGGAATTTCAAATTAATTCTGAGAGCAGTAGGAGGTATATCATACTCATTGGAGTAGTAAGAACATGGTTCTTCAGGGCTAAAAATCCAGGAACATCTCttactagagatatgaccagagtattttttttccttactagaCTCTATTTACAATTGTGGGTCTGGAGTACTTTCCTACctgtacaattttttttcttcttattatgTAAAAACTTAAATCAGGTACTCATAATACATTAGAAAAAGAGCATCTGGGTGGTCTTTAGGAAGCTTGTTGATATAGAGGTAAAAATGCAACAGGTCCTCCCTAGAAACTGTTTCAGCATCAACAACATCTTCATTACAAGTTAGTACCCATAGATCCTCCGACTTAACCCTCCTCAAGCTACTGCGGCAAAAAGGGCAAGACTCTGACTTTCTGTTCCTGCAGGTTGAAAAAGAGTCCAAAAGAAGAGTGTTAAAACGATAAGCCATTGATACAGAACTTTGCAAGCTGACAACATGGGATACAAACAAATGTAATTGTGATTACCACTTGCAGTAGCATTTTATACACATGGCATGACAGCAATAAGGCAGCACAATTTTGGTGCAAGGCTCTAAGCAAATCCCACATTCATCTTCCCTTTGCAAATCAACATTGGTTAGTTTCTCATCTCCTTCAATCACCTTTTTGCCATATCTTGAACCTTCTATGCTTGATGGCCCT contains:
- the LOC130726401 gene encoding E3 ubiquitin-protein ligase AIRP2-like codes for the protein MAMMAYQLSRLPYQDSLKLLEADIQHANALAAAIPTTKGGSLLQMKLVCNQLAPLFLLFLQWIDCSCSGFLHRYLDLFHIVIYKVNSDGRSIMSTHRRKATIGDFYAVILPSLQRLLGSFDKSELSDQGPSSIEGSRYGKKVIEGDEKLTNVDLQREDECGICLEPCTKIVLPYCCHAMCIKCYCKWNRKSESCPFCRSSLRRVKSEDLWVLTCNEDVVDAETVSREDLLHFYLYINKLPKDHPDALFLMYYEYLI